A single window of Spirochaetota bacterium DNA harbors:
- a CDS encoding SDR family oxidoreductase — MGSLSYNLDGKVAIVTGGTRGIGLAIAQELLRQNAKVVICARKQEGLDKAREILKADNNLITCVAHIAKEEDVTALVDAAIKAFSKIDILINNVGMNLPTGSLIDVELSAWQKIIDSNLTGTFLVSKKVGAIMRQQKSGKIVSISSIAGRLASPGMNVYGIAKAGIEMMTKNLALELAPFNVQVNAVAPGMVRTDFSKPFWSNDAIHDMIVKNIPMARIAEIDEVVHPVLFLASDGARYITGQTLVIDGGASIV; from the coding sequence ATGGGTTCGCTTTCGTATAATTTAGACGGAAAGGTTGCAATTGTTACTGGTGGCACGCGTGGCATAGGGCTTGCAATAGCTCAGGAGCTGTTGCGGCAGAATGCAAAGGTTGTCATCTGTGCACGTAAGCAGGAAGGGCTTGACAAAGCCAGGGAAATTCTTAAGGCAGATAATAATCTTATAACCTGTGTAGCACATATTGCAAAAGAAGAAGATGTTACTGCACTAGTTGATGCAGCAATAAAAGCGTTTTCAAAAATTGATATTTTAATTAACAATGTTGGAATGAACTTGCCCACTGGAAGCCTTATTGATGTTGAGCTATCGGCATGGCAAAAGATAATTGATTCAAATCTCACCGGTACATTCCTGGTTTCAAAGAAAGTAGGTGCCATTATGCGCCAGCAAAAAAGTGGTAAAATCGTAAGCATCTCATCCATTGCAGGAAGACTAGCTTCCCCTGGCATGAATGTGTATGGTATAGCAAAAGCGGGAATTGAAATGATGACAAAGAATTTAGCACTGGAGCTTGCACCATTCAATGTGCAGGTAAACGCAGTGGCTCCTGGAATGGTCCGCACAGATTTTAGCAAACCATTCTGGTCAAATGACGCCATCCACGATATGATTGTAAAGAATATTCCAATGGCAAGAATTGCTGAAATTGACGAAGTAGTGCATCCGGTTCTTTTCCTAGCTTCGGATGGTGCGCGCTACATCACAGGGCAAACGCTTGTCATTGATGGTGGCGCATCCATTGTGTAG